From Vreelandella neptunia, the proteins below share one genomic window:
- the bioD gene encoding dethiobiotin synthase, with translation MNVWFVTGTDTDAGKTLVTSGLLYVARQQQLSTLGLKPIASGSQATPEGLHNSDALALQHQSVPPVDYTTVNPITFAPAIAPHLAALEVGKPLKISAIVSLLHETLNQTSRDVTLIEGAGGWRVPLNAQEDFADLAMALELPVILVVGLKLGCLNHARLTAEAIRADGLVVAGWAGSVVDPAFAADTARFEANIAHLNAKLAAPCLGIIPHLDAPDAANAAPYLSLEPL, from the coding sequence ATGAACGTCTGGTTTGTGACTGGCACCGATACCGATGCGGGTAAAACATTGGTGACCAGCGGATTGCTATATGTCGCCCGCCAACAGCAGTTGAGCACGCTGGGCTTAAAACCTATCGCTTCGGGCAGCCAAGCGACGCCTGAAGGCCTGCACAATAGCGATGCTCTCGCCCTTCAGCATCAAAGCGTGCCGCCGGTCGACTACACCACGGTTAATCCCATCACCTTTGCCCCCGCCATCGCGCCTCATCTTGCCGCGTTAGAGGTCGGCAAGCCGCTCAAGATTAGCGCCATCGTTAGCTTGCTGCACGAAACGCTTAACCAAACATCCAGAGACGTCACCCTGATTGAAGGCGCCGGTGGCTGGCGCGTACCGTTAAACGCACAGGAAGATTTCGCCGACCTGGCGATGGCGCTTGAGCTACCGGTGATTCTGGTGGTTGGCCTAAAGCTAGGCTGCTTGAATCATGCCCGCTTAACGGCAGAAGCCATTCGCGCCGACGGCTTGGTAGTAGCAGGATGGGCAGGCAGCGTGGTAGATCCCGCTTTTGCGGCTGACACAGCCCGCTTTGAGGCCAATATTGCCCATCTAAACGCCAAACTCGCAGCCCCCTGTTTAGGCATTATTCCCCATCTTGATGCCCCCGACGCCGCGAATGCCGCCCCCTATCTCTCCCTGGAGCCGTTATGA
- a CDS encoding methyltransferase domain-containing protein, whose product MSDLMLNSEANWQALVAHAFSRAAPRYDVLATAQRQIGEKLWGSLPPHAFNVLDMGCGTGYWTQRLAERYPNARITGLDLAPGMLEQARQRHGESIYWQPGDAAALPFGKHAFDLVFSNLAVQWCPDIGAVMEELYQVLTPGGQAHITTLLPGTLEEIAFAWQRPEALLQTPDRASVERAIGESGLTIARQAATVERFYYPDLKAVMASIKGVGAQIARPQASLSRNDVAAAQARFEQLRQPEGLPVSYHCLTLHLEKSL is encoded by the coding sequence ATGAGCGACCTAATGCTGAACAGTGAGGCCAACTGGCAGGCACTGGTCGCCCACGCCTTTTCCCGGGCTGCTCCCCGCTATGATGTGCTCGCCACTGCCCAGCGCCAAATAGGCGAGAAGCTTTGGGGTTCGCTACCTCCACACGCTTTTAACGTGTTGGATATGGGGTGCGGTACCGGTTACTGGACTCAGCGGTTGGCTGAACGTTACCCGAATGCTCGTATAACGGGGTTAGATTTAGCCCCCGGCATGCTGGAACAGGCCCGCCAGCGCCACGGTGAAAGCATTTATTGGCAACCGGGCGACGCTGCGGCACTGCCGTTTGGTAAGCATGCATTTGATCTGGTGTTTTCCAACTTGGCGGTGCAATGGTGCCCCGACATTGGCGCGGTGATGGAGGAGCTTTACCAGGTTCTCACACCCGGCGGGCAGGCGCATATTACGACGCTGCTGCCCGGCACCCTGGAGGAGATCGCCTTTGCCTGGCAGCGCCCGGAGGCGCTGCTGCAAACACCTGATCGCGCCAGCGTCGAGAGAGCCATCGGTGAAAGCGGCTTAACCATTGCCCGCCAGGCGGCCACCGTTGAGCGCTTCTATTACCCTGACTTGAAGGCGGTGATGGCATCTATCAAAGGTGTCGGCGCCCAGATTGCCCGGCCACAGGCCAGCCTTAGCCGAAATGACGTCGCCGCCGCACAAGCGCGCTTTGAACAACTCCGCCAGCCGGAAGGCCTACCCGTGAGCTACCACTGCTTAACGCTGCACTTGGAAAAATCGCTATGA
- a CDS encoding alpha/beta fold hydrolase, with amino-acid sequence MQPPRLILLSGWGVDQRIWQPLEAHWPTHLAAQEVEWPGYGDAPPLGANATLEELSGAMAEPLASDAVWVGWSLGGLLATALLAYLPPPRGLILLGAGDAFCVKDEVSAKGGVTSAELHAFQRAFQRDPTATWQHFLRWQTQGEPNPRQAHRQLRDLLGDTPPADSITLATGLQWLGSIDNRPRLVASPCPVVRLTGEHDPLISPAQRRISENLNGVGHCPMLSQPQALATTIGHHAHQMANATMAVL; translated from the coding sequence ATGCAGCCCCCGCGTTTAATCCTGCTCTCTGGCTGGGGAGTCGACCAGCGTATTTGGCAGCCGCTTGAGGCGCATTGGCCCACACACCTAGCAGCCCAGGAGGTGGAGTGGCCTGGCTACGGCGATGCGCCCCCGCTGGGGGCCAACGCGACGCTGGAAGAGCTGTCAGGCGCTATGGCCGAGCCGTTAGCTAGCGATGCAGTCTGGGTCGGCTGGTCATTGGGCGGACTACTCGCTACGGCGCTACTGGCATACCTCCCCCCACCTCGGGGCCTGATTCTGCTTGGTGCGGGAGATGCTTTCTGTGTCAAAGACGAGGTCAGCGCCAAAGGAGGCGTCACTAGCGCCGAGCTGCACGCCTTCCAACGCGCCTTTCAGCGCGATCCCACCGCGACGTGGCAACACTTCTTGCGCTGGCAGACCCAAGGGGAGCCCAACCCCCGGCAGGCTCACCGGCAACTACGTGATTTATTAGGCGATACCCCGCCCGCCGACAGCATCACCTTGGCTACCGGCCTGCAGTGGCTGGGGTCGATTGATAATCGCCCACGCCTAGTGGCTTCCCCTTGCCCGGTGGTACGTCTCACCGGCGAACATGATCCATTAATCAGCCCCGCCCAGCGCCGCATAAGCGAAAACTTAAACGGTGTCGGCCACTGCCCGATGCTCTCGCAGCCCCAAGCACTCGCCACCACGATTGGCCATCATGCCCACCAGATGGCTAACGCCACCATGGCGGTTTTATGA
- the bioF gene encoding 8-amino-7-oxononanoate synthase, translating into MSKAWQQRLADARAHRQQTERWRTRQVAKSNTLDFAGNDYLGLSQDPRVSEAQAAGARRYGAGAGASHLVNGHLEVHDALEEALARWTGRERALLFSTGYMANLGVLQALADRHTAIFQDRLNHASLIDGAALSGARSRRFHHRNTRDLENLLARSECAHKLVVSDGVFSMDGDIADIATLVEVSQQHNAWLMIDDAHGVGVLGDNGSGCVGSTWNSVEVPILVGTLGKALGTGGAFVAGDTELIDHLIQFSRSYVYTTAQPPAIAAATLKALEIVQGEPERRAQLNANIAYFRHEALHLGLPLSDSATPIQPLILGEEARTLSWAVQLQQQGIQVGAIRPPTVPKGEARLRVTLSARHQHDDIDQLLAALHHCQHQEALCSPRV; encoded by the coding sequence GTGTCTAAAGCGTGGCAACAGCGCCTGGCCGACGCCCGCGCTCATCGTCAACAGACGGAGCGCTGGCGCACTCGACAGGTAGCCAAAAGCAATACCCTCGACTTTGCCGGTAACGACTACCTGGGTCTTTCCCAAGACCCACGCGTTAGTGAGGCCCAGGCAGCGGGCGCTCGCCGTTACGGTGCAGGTGCAGGCGCTTCGCATTTGGTCAATGGCCATCTGGAGGTTCACGACGCCCTGGAAGAAGCATTAGCACGCTGGACAGGCCGCGAACGTGCGCTGCTGTTTTCTACCGGCTATATGGCCAATCTCGGCGTGCTGCAAGCATTGGCTGATCGCCATACGGCTATTTTCCAGGATCGCCTCAACCACGCATCGCTAATTGATGGCGCTGCGTTAAGCGGTGCCCGCTCGCGGCGTTTTCATCACCGCAATACCCGTGACTTGGAAAACTTACTGGCGCGTAGTGAGTGCGCGCACAAACTCGTGGTCAGCGATGGCGTTTTTAGTATGGATGGCGATATCGCCGATATTGCCACGCTTGTCGAAGTGAGTCAGCAGCACAACGCCTGGCTGATGATCGATGATGCCCACGGCGTTGGCGTGCTTGGCGATAATGGTAGCGGCTGCGTGGGCAGCACCTGGAATAGCGTCGAGGTGCCGATTTTGGTCGGAACCTTAGGCAAAGCGTTAGGCACCGGCGGAGCGTTTGTTGCCGGCGATACCGAGTTAATCGATCACCTGATCCAGTTTTCCCGCAGCTATGTCTATACCACCGCCCAGCCTCCGGCCATCGCCGCCGCGACGTTAAAAGCGCTGGAGATCGTTCAGGGAGAACCGGAACGCCGCGCCCAGCTAAATGCCAATATCGCTTACTTTCGCCATGAGGCGCTGCACCTGGGGCTACCTCTCAGCGATTCGGCCACCCCCATTCAGCCGCTGATCCTGGGAGAGGAAGCGCGCACCCTAAGTTGGGCAGTGCAGCTCCAGCAACAGGGTATACAAGTGGGGGCGATTAGACCGCCAACGGTGCCCAAGGGTGAGGCCCGTCTGCGTGTGACGTTAAGCGCTCGCCATCAGCACGACGATATTGACCAGCTATTAGCCGCGCTCCACCACTGCCAGCATCAAGAGGCGTTATGCAGCCCCCGCGTTTAA
- the bioB gene encoding biotin synthase BioB — translation MTVPHERFHEQRHDWTLEEINALFALPFNDLLFQAQQVHRAHFDANAVQVSTLLSIKTGACPEDCKYCPQSGHYNTQLEKEKLLEIEKVVEQAKAAKEAGASRFCMGAAWRSPRDKDLLLVEEMVRQVKAVGLETCMTLGMVDGEQASRLATAGLDYYNHNLDTSPEFYGEIITTRTYSDRLETLSNVRDAGMKVCSGGILGMGEDAQDRSALLQQLAKLSPHPESVPINMLVKVPGTPLENVEDLDPIEFIRAIAVARIMMPQSHVRLSAGREQMNESTQALAFLAGANSIFYGDKLLTTGNPQVDRDRALFAKLGLHPEKRETCESEDTQAARLAQQAQQQVHAERVAELAVDASV, via the coding sequence ATGACCGTGCCCCACGAGCGATTTCACGAACAGCGCCACGATTGGACGCTAGAAGAGATCAACGCGCTGTTCGCGCTGCCGTTCAATGATCTGCTGTTCCAAGCCCAGCAGGTTCACCGGGCCCACTTTGATGCTAACGCGGTGCAGGTCTCTACCCTGCTGTCGATCAAGACCGGCGCCTGCCCGGAAGACTGCAAGTACTGCCCGCAGTCCGGCCACTACAACACCCAGCTGGAGAAAGAGAAGCTGCTGGAAATTGAAAAGGTGGTCGAACAAGCCAAGGCAGCGAAAGAAGCCGGTGCCAGCCGCTTTTGCATGGGTGCCGCCTGGCGCAGCCCGCGGGATAAGGATTTACTGCTGGTCGAAGAGATGGTTCGACAGGTGAAAGCGGTAGGTCTGGAAACCTGCATGACGCTGGGGATGGTCGACGGGGAACAGGCCAGTCGCTTGGCCACGGCAGGGCTCGATTACTACAACCACAACCTGGATACCTCGCCGGAGTTCTACGGCGAGATCATTACCACCCGCACCTACTCCGACCGGCTGGAAACGCTCTCCAACGTGCGCGATGCGGGCATGAAGGTCTGCTCTGGCGGGATTCTCGGTATGGGCGAAGATGCCCAGGATCGTAGCGCCCTGCTGCAACAGCTGGCCAAGCTATCGCCGCACCCTGAATCCGTGCCGATCAATATGCTGGTGAAAGTGCCCGGCACACCGCTGGAAAATGTCGAAGACTTAGACCCCATTGAGTTCATACGCGCCATTGCGGTCGCCCGCATCATGATGCCGCAAAGCCATGTGCGTCTCTCCGCTGGCCGTGAGCAGATGAACGAATCGACCCAGGCGCTGGCGTTTTTGGCAGGTGCCAATTCGATCTTCTACGGCGACAAGCTGCTGACCACCGGCAATCCCCAAGTGGATCGTGACCGTGCGCTGTTTGCCAAGCTGGGCCTGCACCCTGAAAAGCGCGAAACCTGCGAGAGCGAAGATACCCAAGCGGCACGCCTTGCCCAACAGGCACAGCAGCAGGTGCACGCCGAACGGGTTGCCGAGCTGGCGGTAGACGCCAGTGTCTAA
- a CDS encoding DNA polymerase III subunit beta: MRLSDYQRQMIVQSVKSCFGPKARVKLFGSRTDDSRRGGDIDLLITTDMQDVNDIVRAEMRCQVQLQQALGEQKIDMLIDYPNRGHYPAIFRIAEQSGIAL; this comes from the coding sequence ATGCGTTTGAGCGACTATCAGCGCCAAATGATCGTCCAGTCAGTAAAAAGCTGTTTCGGCCCCAAGGCACGGGTGAAGCTATTTGGCTCGCGTACGGATGACAGCCGTCGAGGCGGTGATATCGACCTACTGATCACCACGGACATGCAGGATGTTAATGATATCGTCCGGGCCGAAATGCGTTGTCAGGTGCAACTTCAGCAGGCGCTGGGCGAACAAAAAATCGATATGTTGATCGACTACCCCAATAGAGGTCACTACCCAGCCATTTTCCGCATAGCCGAACAATCAGGTATTGCGTTATGA
- a CDS encoding tRNA-uridine aminocarboxypropyltransferase — protein MSVFESSVDKTAVNDRSVVGSGDNSATEYPRPPRREFKARGSFVTRCDHCQLPILNCLCPYQVKAESHAQVWLITHPIEHFKPTNTGRLIRDVITTTQVFTWYRTAPDAQLAELLKDPRYAPFVIFPDDQPDYADRVVGIDAVHSAKEQARIPVFIILDGTWRQARRMFRKSAYLDALPVLPLRTERETRYRLRKPASKAHLCTAEVAIELLRQGGDTVAADVLDDYFEVFNDSYAASRLHHKIDPPTAAMRRLAAK, from the coding sequence ATGTCTGTTTTTGAAAGCTCTGTCGATAAAACCGCTGTGAATGATCGCTCTGTTGTTGGCTCGGGAGATAATTCAGCCACCGAGTATCCGCGTCCGCCGCGCCGCGAGTTCAAGGCGCGGGGCAGTTTTGTCACCCGCTGCGATCACTGCCAGCTACCCATACTGAATTGCCTGTGCCCCTATCAGGTGAAGGCGGAGAGCCATGCTCAGGTCTGGCTAATAACGCATCCGATAGAGCACTTTAAGCCGACCAATACCGGGCGCTTGATTCGCGATGTGATCACGACGACCCAGGTGTTTACTTGGTACCGCACGGCGCCGGATGCTCAGTTAGCTGAGTTGCTAAAAGACCCGCGTTACGCGCCCTTTGTGATCTTTCCGGATGATCAGCCCGATTACGCGGATCGGGTGGTGGGTATCGACGCGGTTCACTCGGCGAAAGAGCAGGCGCGCATTCCGGTGTTTATCATTCTGGATGGCACTTGGCGCCAGGCGCGGCGTATGTTCCGTAAAAGCGCCTATCTGGATGCGTTGCCTGTGCTGCCATTGCGAACCGAGCGCGAGACGCGCTACCGGCTGCGCAAACCGGCGTCAAAAGCACACCTTTGTACTGCGGAAGTGGCTATCGAGCTGCTGCGCCAGGGCGGGGATACGGTTGCTGCGGACGTGCTGGATGACTACTTTGAGGTGTTTAACGATAGTTACGCGGCGAGCCGATTGCATCATAAAATCGACCCGCCTACTGCAGCGATGCGGCGCCTAGCCGCCAAATAG
- a CDS encoding TraB/GumN family protein — protein MNHKDTSHDETPNAEAESLAENPTSLPATSGPLKTFTVGETRYTLLGTAHVSAESADDVRALLDSGAFDAVAIELCDARHHSMSNPDAMGEQDLFQVFREGKAGMVAASLALGAFQQRIADQSGIQPGAEMRAAVEEANRLKLPLMLVDRDVGITLKRIYSNVPWWQRFSLFSGLIGSVLSRQDVSKEDIEKLKEGDMLEATFNEFAAESEALYTPLIRERDRYMALRLAEEAPPGRYQHVLIVLGAGHLKGTGEHLEAPLPAEPKVERESLEATPPPSKLWKALPWLITALVLTGFAIGFSRNTDLGWQLVLEWFLINGILSGGATIIAMAHPVTVIATFFAAPLTSLNPTIGAGFVAAGVELYMRKPKVRDFSSLRHDVTQLKGWWQNRVSRTLLVFILATLGSAVGTWVAGFRIAGALFGG, from the coding sequence ATGAACCACAAAGATACATCTCACGACGAAACGCCCAACGCTGAAGCGGAGTCGCTGGCTGAAAACCCGACTTCGCTGCCAGCTACCAGTGGGCCGTTAAAAACGTTCACTGTTGGCGAAACACGCTACACCCTGCTGGGCACGGCTCATGTGTCGGCGGAAAGCGCCGACGATGTGCGAGCCCTACTCGATAGCGGGGCTTTTGATGCAGTGGCGATTGAGCTCTGCGACGCTCGCCATCACAGCATGTCCAACCCGGATGCCATGGGCGAGCAGGATCTGTTTCAGGTGTTCAGAGAAGGCAAAGCGGGCATGGTCGCTGCGAGCCTGGCACTGGGTGCCTTTCAGCAACGGATTGCCGATCAGTCCGGCATCCAGCCGGGGGCCGAAATGCGTGCGGCAGTTGAGGAAGCTAACCGACTGAAGCTGCCGCTGATGCTCGTCGACCGTGATGTCGGCATAACGCTAAAACGCATTTACAGCAATGTACCCTGGTGGCAGCGCTTCTCGCTGTTTTCAGGCCTTATCGGCAGCGTGCTCTCTCGACAGGATGTCTCTAAAGAAGATATCGAAAAACTCAAAGAAGGCGATATGCTGGAAGCCACCTTCAACGAGTTTGCCGCTGAGTCGGAAGCGCTGTATACCCCACTGATTCGCGAGCGTGACCGCTATATGGCGTTACGCTTAGCTGAAGAGGCGCCACCGGGGCGTTACCAACACGTGCTAATAGTGCTCGGCGCAGGCCATCTCAAAGGCACCGGCGAGCACCTTGAAGCCCCGCTGCCCGCCGAGCCAAAGGTAGAGCGCGAATCGCTTGAGGCCACCCCGCCGCCATCCAAGCTTTGGAAAGCACTGCCGTGGCTGATTACCGCGTTGGTGCTTACCGGCTTTGCGATTGGTTTTTCGCGAAACACTGATCTTGGTTGGCAACTGGTGCTTGAGTGGTTCTTGATTAACGGCATTCTCTCGGGCGGTGCAACGATTATCGCCATGGCCCACCCGGTGACAGTGATTGCTACCTTCTTTGCCGCACCGCTCACCTCGCTGAACCCCACCATCGGCGCTGGCTTTGTGGCCGCCGGGGTTGAGCTCTATATGCGCAAACCCAAAGTGCGCGATTTTTCATCGCTACGCCACGATGTCACGCAGTTGAAAGGCTGGTGGCAAAACCGCGTATCGCGCACTCTGCTGGTGTTTATTCTCGCCACGCTAGGCTCCGCGGTGGGCACTTGGGTGGCCGGATTCCGAATTGCCGGCGCTCTATTTGGCGGCTAG
- a CDS encoding TrkH family potassium uptake protein — MSLRVILRILGLLLMLFSLTMLPPTLISLWFRDGVWSAFISGIAISVATGLLLYLPNRRSQKELRIRDGFIIAAMFWTVLALFGSLPLMLFGEGSLGITDAVFESFSGLTTTGATVITGIDFLPESILYYRQQLQWLGGMGIVVLAVAILPTLGVGGMALYRTEIPGPLKDSKLTPRITETAKALWYIYATLTLACMIAYMLAGMSWFDALSHSFSTVAIGGFSTYDASIGYFDSATIEMICVGFMLISAFSFSLHFIAWREKSLMHYFHDPEARFLMLFLLALSVITVLSLWLTDTYDTVRGLRHGVFQVVSVATTAGFSVADFSMWPGALPFLLFVAAFVGGCSGSTGGGMKVIRIILIIKQGMREIMRLIHPNAVIAVKVGKVSVPDSIAQAVWGFFSVYVMLFFLMLVGVMATGVDQVTAWSTVGSALNNLGPALGESHTHYGDMPSIAKWILVLAMLLGRLEIFTVLVLFTPAFWRR; from the coding sequence ATGAGTCTGCGGGTTATTTTGCGCATTTTGGGGCTGTTGCTGATGCTGTTCAGCCTTACCATGCTCCCCCCAACGCTGATTTCACTCTGGTTTCGCGACGGCGTGTGGAGCGCCTTTATTAGCGGCATTGCGATTTCGGTAGCAACGGGATTACTGCTTTACCTTCCCAATCGACGCTCGCAAAAAGAGCTGCGCATCCGCGACGGCTTTATTATTGCCGCAATGTTCTGGACCGTGCTGGCGCTGTTCGGCTCGCTGCCGCTGATGCTATTCGGCGAAGGCTCGCTGGGCATCACCGATGCGGTATTCGAGTCGTTTTCCGGCTTGACCACTACCGGCGCCACGGTGATTACCGGCATCGACTTTTTACCCGAATCGATTCTCTACTATCGCCAGCAGCTCCAGTGGCTGGGCGGCATGGGGATCGTGGTGCTAGCCGTTGCCATTTTGCCCACCCTTGGCGTGGGCGGTATGGCGCTGTATCGCACCGAGATCCCTGGGCCACTAAAAGACTCCAAGCTAACACCGCGTATCACCGAAACCGCCAAGGCGCTGTGGTACATCTACGCCACGCTCACCCTGGCCTGCATGATCGCCTATATGTTAGCGGGCATGAGCTGGTTCGATGCCTTGAGCCATAGCTTTTCGACTGTCGCTATCGGTGGCTTCTCCACATACGACGCCAGCATCGGTTATTTCGATAGCGCTACCATCGAGATGATATGCGTAGGCTTTATGTTGATTTCAGCGTTCAGCTTTAGCCTGCACTTTATCGCTTGGCGTGAAAAAAGCCTGATGCACTATTTTCACGACCCCGAAGCGCGCTTTTTGATGCTATTTCTGCTCGCCCTGAGTGTGATCACCGTGCTTTCACTCTGGCTGACAGACACCTATGACACCGTGCGCGGCCTTCGCCACGGCGTTTTCCAGGTGGTCTCTGTGGCCACCACCGCAGGCTTTAGCGTCGCCGACTTCTCCATGTGGCCCGGTGCGCTGCCCTTTCTACTGTTTGTGGCCGCGTTCGTTGGGGGCTGTTCCGGCTCGACCGGTGGCGGCATGAAGGTGATTCGGATTATTTTGATCATAAAACAGGGCATGCGCGAAATCATGCGGCTGATCCACCCTAATGCGGTGATTGCGGTCAAAGTGGGCAAGGTCAGCGTTCCCGACAGCATTGCTCAAGCGGTCTGGGGGTTCTTTTCGGTTTACGTAATGCTGTTCTTTTTAATGCTGGTGGGAGTGATGGCGACCGGGGTTGATCAGGTGACCGCGTGGTCGACGGTGGGCTCTGCCCTCAACAACTTAGGCCCTGCACTGGGTGAATCCCACACCCATTACGGCGACATGCCCAGTATAGCGAAATGGATCCTGGTACTCGCCATGCTGCTTGGACGCCTGGAAATTTTTACGGTTCTAGTGCTGTTTACCCCCGCTTTCTGGCGGCGTTAA
- the trkA gene encoding Trk system potassium transporter TrkA, translating to MKIIILGAGQVGGTLAEHLAREENDITVVDTDAKKLRELHTKIDIRTVTGAGSYPIVLRQAGCEDADMLIAVTNSDEINMIACQVAHTLFRTPTKIARVRATAYLTRKGLFAHEAIPIDVLISPEQVVTDHVRRLIEHPGALQVLEFAGGLVQLVAVKAFYGGPLVGQDLAFLRRHMPNVDTRVAAIYRRNRPIIPRGDTVIEADDEVFFLAARRDIRAVMSELRRVERDFRRVVIAGGGNIGERLAEHLEHSHQVKIIEHSLERCTTLSERLDRTVVLHGSATSKRLLEEENIEECDIFCALTNDDEVNIMSSLLAKRLGAKKVLTLINNAAYVDLVQGGEIDIAISPQQATIGSLLTHVRRGDIVNVHSLRRGAAEAIEAIAHGDKQSSKVVGRTIRDIALPDGTTIGAIVRGKEVIIAHGDVMVESGDHVILFVIDKRRIRDVERLFQVGLTFF from the coding sequence ATGAAAATCATCATTCTCGGCGCCGGCCAGGTCGGCGGCACACTGGCTGAACACCTCGCCCGCGAGGAGAACGACATCACCGTCGTTGATACTGACGCCAAAAAACTGCGCGAGCTGCACACCAAAATCGATATCCGCACCGTCACCGGGGCGGGTTCCTACCCGATAGTGTTGCGCCAGGCGGGCTGCGAAGACGCCGATATGTTGATCGCTGTCACCAATAGCGACGAGATCAATATGATCGCCTGCCAGGTCGCCCATACGCTGTTTCGCACGCCGACCAAAATTGCCCGGGTGCGCGCCACGGCGTATTTGACCCGTAAAGGCCTTTTTGCCCACGAAGCGATCCCCATTGATGTACTGATCAGCCCCGAGCAGGTGGTTACCGACCATGTGCGCCGCCTGATCGAGCACCCCGGTGCCCTGCAGGTGCTGGAGTTTGCCGGTGGCCTGGTACAGCTGGTCGCGGTGAAAGCGTTCTACGGCGGCCCGCTGGTGGGCCAGGATTTGGCTTTTCTGCGCCGCCATATGCCCAACGTGGACACCCGCGTAGCCGCCATTTACCGCCGTAACCGACCGATTATTCCCCGTGGTGATACGGTCATCGAAGCCGACGACGAGGTGTTCTTCCTCGCCGCCCGCCGGGATATTCGTGCGGTAATGAGCGAGCTACGGAGGGTCGAGCGGGACTTCCGCCGCGTGGTGATCGCCGGGGGTGGCAATATCGGCGAGCGCCTGGCCGAACACCTGGAGCATAGCCACCAGGTCAAGATCATCGAGCACAGCCTGGAGCGCTGCACCACCCTCTCTGAGCGGCTGGATCGCACCGTGGTGCTCCACGGCAGCGCCACCAGCAAGCGTCTGCTGGAAGAGGAGAATATCGAAGAGTGCGATATCTTCTGCGCGCTGACCAACGACGACGAGGTCAATATCATGTCGTCGCTGCTCGCCAAACGCCTAGGCGCCAAAAAGGTGCTGACGCTGATCAACAACGCCGCCTATGTGGACTTGGTGCAGGGGGGCGAGATCGATATCGCTATTTCTCCCCAACAGGCGACCATTGGCAGCCTGCTGACCCACGTGCGCCGGGGCGATATCGTCAACGTCCACTCGCTGCGCCGGGGCGCCGCCGAGGCCATTGAAGCCATCGCCCACGGCGATAAGCAGTCATCAAAAGTGGTGGGCCGTACCATCCGCGATATCGCACTGCCCGACGGCACCACCATCGGTGCGATTGTGCGCGGCAAAGAGGTCATCATCGCCCACGGCGATGTGATGGTTGAGAGCGGTGACCACGTGATTCTATTCGTGATCGACAAGCGCCGCATTCGCGACGTGGAGCGCCTGTTCCAGGTCGGCTTGACGTTCTTTTGA
- a CDS encoding dodecin → MSHHTYKHVELTGSSEKGIEEAVQNALAKASETIKHMRWLEVVDTRGHIEDGQVAHWQVTVKVGFTLE, encoded by the coding sequence ATGAGTCATCATACTTATAAGCACGTGGAACTGACCGGCTCTTCCGAGAAGGGTATTGAAGAAGCGGTTCAGAACGCTCTGGCCAAGGCGTCAGAGACTATTAAGCACATGCGCTGGCTGGAAGTTGTCGATACCCGTGGCCATATTGAAGACGGCCAGGTGGCCCACTGGCAGGTCACGGTTAAAGTCGGCTTTACGCTAGAATAA